One Aquisediminimonas profunda genomic region harbors:
- the moaB gene encoding molybdenum cofactor biosynthesis protein B — MPIDETRAFRPVRIALLTVSDTRTAAEDKSGDILADRIATAGHILAERALLKDDAADIVALLHRWVDDAMIDCIIVTGGTGLTGRDVTPEALAQLGGKDIPGFGELFRWLSFAKIGTSTIQSRACAVVARGTYVFALPGSTGAVKDGWDDILVHQLDSRFRPCNFVELMPRLREV; from the coding sequence GTGCCGATTGACGAAACACGGGCTTTCCGGCCCGTCCGTATCGCTCTCCTCACCGTATCTGACACACGGACAGCGGCCGAAGACAAATCCGGTGATATTCTTGCCGATCGCATTGCCACGGCGGGTCACATCCTTGCTGAACGCGCCCTGCTGAAGGATGATGCGGCCGATATCGTCGCGCTGCTGCATCGCTGGGTCGATGACGCGATGATCGATTGCATCATCGTGACGGGCGGAACGGGTCTGACGGGGCGTGATGTCACGCCCGAGGCGCTCGCCCAGCTTGGTGGCAAGGATATTCCGGGCTTTGGCGAACTCTTCCGCTGGCTGAGCTTTGCCAAGATCGGTACTTCGACAATCCAATCCCGCGCCTGCGCCGTCGTCGCCCGCGGCACCTATGTTTTCGCGCTGCCCGGATCGACCGGCGCCGTGAAGGACGGCTGGGACGATATCCTCGTCCATCAACTCGACAGCCGATTCCGCCCCTGCAATTTTGTCGAACTGATGCCGCGCCTGAGGGAAGTTTAG
- a CDS encoding lytic transglycosylase domain-containing protein encodes MIFKFSFAASAMLAMAVAAPALAASDGEASFATVRTSYAAQLGPHAREKYREIFAAIHAGEWADAAAKLDAMPEGPLHAVARAELYLAKGSPKVSGEALAALAEKAPELPQAQALERLALSRGVATVTDLPTAKELRWLGSAPRRGKVAGSAARASAMSARLVPLLKGDRPNEAEGILIEMTPGLDPETLTEWQQRIAWSYYLTGDDVSARRLAATARAGYGDWAAQADWVAGLAAWRQQDWSAAREAFASVAARSSDQEMVSAGYFWAARADMAGGHPERVTAQLKAASANSETFYGLLALNRLGLTIRPVDQSSLGNVEARPNVRAALALAEIGEMDLADQLIRYQARIGNPRDHASLAAIAGRMDLPATQLWLAHNGPAGAQTATSARYPAPQGWQPVGGWRVDKALVFAHALQESQFRTTVTSPAGARGLMQVMPGTAAMLARRKGEASVGPLTDPSVNLEYGQSFIEMIRDMSETGGLLPKVIAAYNAGPQPVGAWNARMRDNDDPLLYIESIPYWETRSYVTIVLRNYWMYQMQAGTPAKSLAALSQGLWPRFPGLPGATAVRLNASGGLASAD; translated from the coding sequence GTGATCTTCAAATTCTCGTTCGCTGCTTCTGCAATGCTGGCGATGGCGGTAGCTGCGCCGGCGCTGGCAGCCAGCGACGGAGAGGCTTCGTTTGCGACAGTGCGAACATCGTACGCCGCGCAACTGGGCCCGCACGCCCGCGAGAAATATCGCGAAATTTTTGCGGCGATTCATGCTGGCGAATGGGCTGATGCCGCAGCCAAGCTGGACGCCATGCCCGAAGGGCCGCTGCACGCCGTGGCGCGGGCCGAACTTTATCTGGCAAAGGGCAGCCCAAAGGTGTCCGGCGAAGCGCTTGCTGCTCTTGCCGAAAAAGCCCCTGAATTGCCGCAGGCCCAAGCGCTTGAGCGCCTTGCCCTGTCGCGCGGCGTTGCCACGGTAACAGACCTGCCGACCGCCAAGGAGTTGCGCTGGCTTGGCTCAGCGCCGCGTCGCGGCAAAGTTGCCGGGTCGGCGGCACGCGCCAGTGCAATGTCGGCGCGTCTCGTGCCCCTGCTGAAGGGTGATCGCCCCAATGAAGCCGAAGGCATCCTTATTGAAATGACGCCCGGGCTCGATCCGGAGACGCTCACCGAATGGCAGCAGCGAATTGCCTGGTCCTATTACCTGACGGGCGATGATGTTTCAGCCCGTCGGCTCGCAGCCACGGCCCGCGCGGGTTATGGCGATTGGGCCGCGCAGGCAGACTGGGTTGCCGGGCTTGCTGCCTGGCGCCAGCAGGATTGGTCGGCGGCACGTGAAGCCTTTGCGAGTGTGGCGGCCCGGTCCAGCGACCAGGAAATGGTCTCAGCGGGATATTTCTGGGCGGCGCGCGCCGACATGGCGGGCGGCCATCCGGAACGGGTGACGGCCCAACTCAAGGCAGCGTCTGCCAATTCCGAGACCTTTTATGGTCTTCTCGCCCTCAATCGATTGGGACTGACTATTCGCCCGGTCGATCAGTCGTCGCTTGGCAATGTCGAAGCGCGGCCCAATGTTCGTGCGGCGCTGGCTCTTGCCGAAATCGGCGAAATGGACTTGGCGGACCAGTTGATCCGTTATCAGGCGCGCATCGGCAATCCTCGGGATCATGCCAGCCTTGCAGCCATTGCTGGCCGCATGGACCTGCCCGCAACGCAGCTCTGGCTCGCACACAATGGCCCAGCCGGTGCGCAAACCGCAACGAGCGCGCGCTATCCGGCTCCACAGGGCTGGCAGCCGGTTGGTGGCTGGCGTGTCGACAAGGCACTGGTCTTTGCCCATGCCCTTCAGGAATCCCAGTTCCGCACGACGGTGACGAGCCCGGCCGGTGCACGCGGGCTTATGCAGGTCATGCCCGGAACGGCTGCAATGCTCGCCCGTCGCAAGGGTGAAGCCTCTGTTGGTCCACTCACCGATCCGTCGGTCAATCTCGAATATGGGCAGAGCTTCATCGAGATGATCCGCGACATGAGCGAAACAGGGGGACTGCTGCCCAAGGTCATCGCCGCCTATAATGCGGGACCTCAGCCCGTCGGCGCGTGGAACGCGCGGATGCGGGATAATGACGATCCCCTGCTGTACATCGAGTCCATCCCTTATTGGGAAACCCGGTCCTATGTGACGATCGTGCTGCGCAATTACTGGATGTACCAGATGCAAGCCGGTACGCCCGCGAAGAGTCTTGCAGCGCTTTCGCAAGGGCTTTGGCCGCGCTTTCCCGGTCTACCCGGTGCCACAGCGGTCCGGCTGAACGCTTCCGGCGGGCTTGCCAGTGCCGATTGA
- a CDS encoding OprO/OprP family phosphate-selective porin, with amino-acid sequence MKRFTLLRVLLWASAMAFAPQVNAQTADKEVEPPADAPSPDSVDTAVPAEEANISAADARAAALEAQIEGLQAQISELKAAVTKATPSWKGAPQWTDSEGWSFKVRGRLMIDTAYAPKPDNYVTNRNLGFNTRVRRFRIGVEGAIPGGFGYKAEVDYANSTVGFGDVVLTYAPTGKIYGFTFGNQESLDGMEQITSSRWSSFIERAQANDAFGNTRRLGLSVNLHSKDNLFRFDTGIFAAHSIDASLDNDGYILAARTTYTPYVGNGFVHMGLNFQHREFQSNDNAVASTSVGAPSTNQIARYRARPFLQTTDVRYVDTGNFAAKSDNIFGAELYGVFKSLHFGGEAQYVKVNAYSAGDTATGLDAFNGGSLVTPTGDPSFFSGFFEVGYFLTGETRGYKNGLWDRTKVLHPFNKGGSGAFQLIGRVDYLDLDTAKLKNGLTNNFATGATSLAALNTRLGRGGKQTGYLAGLTWIPTDYVRFLFNYIHTEVEGGPLAATVKPLSTAPVDKRKYSTDAFAIRASIDW; translated from the coding sequence ATGAAACGCTTTACCCTGTTGCGGGTTCTGCTCTGGGCCAGTGCAATGGCCTTCGCACCGCAAGTCAACGCACAAACGGCGGACAAGGAAGTTGAACCGCCGGCTGATGCGCCCTCACCCGACAGTGTCGATACCGCTGTTCCTGCTGAAGAGGCCAATATCAGTGCGGCGGATGCGCGCGCTGCAGCCCTTGAAGCACAGATCGAAGGGCTTCAGGCACAGATCTCCGAACTGAAAGCGGCGGTCACAAAGGCCACACCAAGCTGGAAGGGCGCGCCGCAATGGACCGACAGCGAAGGCTGGAGTTTCAAGGTGCGCGGGCGCCTGATGATCGACACTGCCTATGCGCCCAAGCCGGACAATTATGTCACGAATCGCAACCTTGGTTTCAACACGCGTGTTCGCAGGTTCCGCATCGGCGTTGAGGGTGCAATTCCGGGTGGCTTCGGGTACAAGGCGGAAGTCGACTATGCCAACAGCACAGTTGGCTTCGGTGATGTCGTCCTGACCTACGCACCGACGGGCAAGATCTATGGCTTCACGTTCGGCAACCAAGAGTCGCTGGACGGTATGGAACAGATCACAAGTTCACGCTGGTCCTCGTTCATCGAACGCGCGCAGGCAAACGATGCCTTTGGCAACACACGTCGGCTTGGCCTTTCGGTCAACCTTCACTCGAAGGACAATCTGTTCCGGTTCGACACTGGCATCTTTGCAGCACACAGCATTGATGCCTCGCTGGACAATGACGGCTACATTCTCGCTGCACGGACGACCTATACGCCCTATGTCGGCAACGGTTTTGTGCACATGGGCCTGAACTTCCAACACCGCGAGTTCCAGTCCAACGACAATGCTGTCGCGTCGACTTCGGTCGGTGCACCGTCAACGAACCAGATCGCCCGTTATCGTGCTCGCCCGTTCCTGCAGACGACGGACGTGCGCTATGTCGATACGGGCAACTTCGCCGCAAAGAGCGACAACATCTTCGGTGCCGAACTTTATGGCGTGTTCAAGTCGCTCCATTTCGGCGGCGAAGCACAGTATGTTAAGGTCAATGCCTATAGCGCTGGCGATACAGCGACTGGTCTCGACGCGTTCAACGGCGGCTCGCTGGTTACACCAACCGGAGACCCCAGCTTTTTCAGTGGCTTCTTCGAAGTCGGGTATTTCCTGACGGGTGAAACCCGCGGCTACAAGAACGGCCTCTGGGACCGGACCAAGGTCCTTCATCCCTTCAACAAGGGCGGGTCGGGCGCATTCCAGTTGATCGGTCGTGTCGACTATCTTGACCTTGATACAGCCAAGCTCAAGAACGGACTGACCAACAACTTTGCGACTGGAGCCACGTCCCTCGCAGCGCTGAACACCCGGCTTGGTCGCGGCGGCAAGCAGACCGGATATCTCGCGGGCCTGACCTGGATTCCGACCGACTATGTCCGGTTCCTGTTCAACTATATCCACACAGAAGTTGAAGGCGGACCGCTAGCTGCAACCGTCAAGCCGCTTTCGACAGCGCCAGTCGACAAGCGCAAGTACAGCACTGACGCATTCGCGATCCGCGCGTCGATCGACTGGTAG
- a CDS encoding uracil-DNA glycosylase family protein gives MADIATVIPAAQAASLLGWWHEMGVDTLVDEAPVAWLDRSRARTPQGPTASAPVEFRMPGTLPAFARWLHQSPDIPEAGPPARRIAVSGNPAASLMVMVDMPELGDPDAGYLLSGDVGELFDRMLAALHLDRDSVYLAALCPGRIPTGLVPPACEPRLAEIARHHIALAGPRQLWLMGSAVSRAILGMDLQQARGTLHEINHENGSVEVVVSFSPRFLLQSPRRKADAWADMQMLIKGTQA, from the coding sequence ATGGCAGATATCGCAACGGTGATTCCAGCGGCACAAGCGGCAAGCCTTCTCGGCTGGTGGCACGAAATGGGTGTCGATACGCTTGTCGATGAGGCTCCGGTTGCCTGGCTCGACCGCAGTCGGGCGCGCACGCCACAGGGACCGACCGCTTCAGCGCCTGTTGAATTCCGCATGCCCGGAACGCTTCCTGCATTCGCCCGCTGGCTTCATCAGAGCCCCGATATTCCCGAAGCAGGTCCGCCGGCGCGGCGGATTGCGGTTTCCGGAAACCCCGCGGCTTCGCTGATGGTGATGGTGGACATGCCCGAACTGGGGGACCCCGACGCCGGCTACCTGCTCTCCGGGGACGTCGGCGAATTGTTCGACCGCATGCTGGCGGCGCTGCATCTTGATCGCGATTCCGTCTATCTGGCAGCGCTTTGTCCAGGCCGCATCCCGACGGGGCTGGTACCCCCCGCATGTGAGCCGCGTCTTGCGGAAATCGCCCGTCATCACATTGCGCTTGCAGGCCCCAGACAGCTCTGGCTGATGGGAAGTGCGGTGAGCCGTGCGATTCTGGGGATGGATCTCCAGCAGGCCCGTGGAACTTTGCATGAAATTAACCACGAGAATGGCAGTGTCGAAGTGGTGGTGAGCTTCTCGCCGCGCTTCCTGCTCCAGAGCCCCCGCCGCAAGGCGGATGCCTGGGCAGACATGCAAATGCTGATCAAGGGAACCCAGGCGTGA
- a CDS encoding substrate-binding domain-containing protein, translating into MKFSTKLTVAALAACVAAVPASAQMRRNIRVVGSSTVYPFTKAVAERFARANPGIPAPIVESTGTGAGAKLFCAGVGAAHPDILDASRRIKLSEFKQCAANGVSQITEIQVGLDGLSLATAKGGPLRNVSLRDIYMAIAKTPFGKPNTAKTWKDVNGSLPATPIRVYGPPTTSGTRSSLEDLILEPACAANPAMAAMKKANEAKYNQICKGVREDGGYVNAGENDNLIVQKLEANPGTVGIFGYSYLEENANRLSGVAINGVAPTGASISSFKYPGSRALYIYVKNAHLKAIPGIRQFAAEYAKETTFGPRGYLLQYGLIASPDASRKRAAAFATTMTPMNAAGLK; encoded by the coding sequence ATGAAATTTTCCACCAAGCTGACCGTGGCCGCGCTTGCGGCATGCGTTGCGGCTGTTCCAGCATCGGCGCAAATGCGCCGCAACATCCGGGTCGTCGGATCCTCGACCGTATATCCGTTCACAAAGGCCGTTGCTGAACGCTTTGCGCGGGCAAACCCCGGTATTCCGGCACCGATCGTCGAATCCACGGGCACCGGCGCCGGCGCCAAGCTGTTCTGTGCAGGCGTTGGCGCCGCTCATCCTGACATTCTCGATGCCTCGCGTCGTATCAAGCTTTCCGAGTTCAAACAGTGCGCAGCCAATGGCGTTTCGCAGATCACGGAAATCCAGGTTGGCCTCGACGGGCTTTCACTGGCAACAGCCAAGGGCGGACCGCTTCGCAACGTAAGTTTGCGCGACATCTATATGGCAATCGCAAAAACGCCATTCGGCAAGCCGAACACAGCCAAGACCTGGAAAGATGTAAACGGCTCGCTTCCGGCGACTCCGATCCGCGTCTACGGTCCGCCGACGACCAGCGGTACCCGCTCATCGCTCGAAGACCTGATCCTTGAGCCAGCCTGCGCAGCAAACCCAGCTATGGCCGCCATGAAGAAGGCAAACGAGGCGAAGTACAACCAGATCTGCAAAGGCGTTCGTGAAGACGGCGGCTATGTCAATGCTGGCGAGAACGACAATCTTATTGTCCAGAAGCTGGAAGCCAATCCGGGCACAGTCGGAATTTTTGGCTATTCCTACCTTGAAGAGAATGCGAACCGACTGAGTGGTGTAGCGATCAATGGCGTTGCACCGACCGGCGCAAGCATCTCGAGCTTCAAATACCCGGGATCGCGGGCACTCTACATCTATGTGAAGAATGCGCACTTGAAGGCTATTCCAGGCATCCGTCAGTTCGCTGCCGAATATGCCAAGGAAACAACTTTCGGGCCGCGTGGCTACCTGCTGCAATACGGGCTGATCGCCAGTCCCGACGCGTCGCGCAAGCGCGCTGCCGCCTTCGCAACCACGATGACGCCGATGAACGCGGCGGGTCTCAAGTAA
- a CDS encoding electron transfer flavoprotein-ubiquinone oxidoreductase: MGERAMSERESMEYDVVIVGGGPAGLAASIRLKQLNPEVSVCILEKGSEVGAHILSGAVVDPKALNELIPDWREQGCPMAETKVTDNWHWVLTSKRKFALPHAFMPPLMSNHGNYTGSLGNLCRWLAGQAENLGVEIFPGFPAAEILYDDKGSVRGVATGDMGIARDGSRKPDYQPGMELLAKYTLFAEGARGHLTKQLKHKFNLEADCQPQVYGIGMKELWDIDPEKHVPGRVIHTQGWPLSDAWGGGFLYHQANNQVALGFVVALDYANPHLFPFEEFQRWKQHPEIRAILEGGRRVSYGARAINEGGWQSVPKLAFPGGALVGCSAGFVNVPRIKGSHTAMKSGMLAAESIVAALGAGRSGDELVDYQPAVNDSWIAKELKLVQNAEPAIAKFGGDYGTILGGIDMWMRTLKIGLPISMKHHPDNGTIGRKDLYAPIAYPKPDGVISFDRLSSVFLSNTNHEEDQPVHLQLRDPEVPISINLPLYDAPEQRYCPAGVYEIVGREEGNPKLQINAQNCVHCKTCDIKDPTQNINWVTPEGGGGPNYPNM; the protein is encoded by the coding sequence ATTGGGGAACGGGCAATGAGTGAACGCGAATCGATGGAATATGATGTCGTCATTGTCGGCGGCGGACCGGCCGGCCTTGCCGCGTCCATTCGGCTGAAGCAGCTGAACCCCGAAGTCTCGGTCTGCATCCTTGAAAAGGGATCCGAGGTTGGCGCGCACATTCTGTCTGGAGCAGTCGTCGATCCGAAGGCACTGAACGAACTGATTCCCGATTGGCGCGAGCAGGGATGCCCGATGGCCGAAACCAAGGTCACCGACAATTGGCACTGGGTGCTGACGTCAAAGCGCAAATTTGCACTTCCACACGCGTTCATGCCCCCACTCATGAGCAATCATGGCAACTATACCGGCAGTCTGGGCAATCTGTGCCGCTGGCTTGCCGGACAGGCGGAAAACCTCGGGGTCGAGATATTCCCCGGCTTTCCGGCCGCCGAAATCCTTTATGATGACAAGGGTTCAGTGCGCGGCGTTGCCACAGGAGACATGGGCATCGCGCGGGACGGCAGCCGCAAGCCCGATTATCAACCAGGGATGGAACTCCTTGCCAAATATACGCTCTTTGCCGAAGGCGCGCGAGGACACCTGACGAAGCAGCTCAAGCACAAGTTCAACCTGGAGGCCGATTGCCAGCCACAGGTCTACGGCATCGGCATGAAGGAACTTTGGGACATTGACCCGGAGAAACATGTTCCGGGCCGTGTCATCCACACGCAGGGCTGGCCGCTCTCGGACGCCTGGGGCGGCGGGTTCCTCTATCATCAGGCGAACAACCAGGTTGCCTTGGGCTTCGTGGTCGCGCTCGATTATGCCAATCCGCACCTTTTCCCGTTCGAGGAATTCCAGCGCTGGAAGCAGCATCCCGAGATCCGCGCGATCCTCGAGGGCGGACGGCGCGTGTCCTATGGCGCGCGAGCAATCAATGAAGGTGGCTGGCAGTCGGTGCCGAAGCTTGCCTTCCCCGGCGGCGCTCTGGTTGGCTGTTCGGCGGGCTTCGTGAATGTGCCCCGCATCAAGGGCAGCCATACTGCAATGAAATCGGGCATGCTTGCAGCAGAGAGCATTGTCGCGGCCCTCGGTGCCGGACGCTCAGGAGATGAGCTTGTCGATTACCAGCCAGCGGTCAACGATAGCTGGATCGCCAAGGAACTGAAACTCGTCCAGAATGCGGAACCGGCAATTGCCAAGTTTGGCGGCGATTACGGCACAATCCTGGGCGGCATCGACATGTGGATGCGCACGCTGAAGATCGGGCTGCCGATTTCGATGAAGCATCACCCGGATAATGGCACGATCGGGCGCAAGGATCTCTATGCACCGATTGCGTATCCCAAGCCTGACGGCGTCATCAGTTTCGACCGCCTATCCTCGGTTTTCCTGTCGAACACCAATCATGAGGAAGACCAGCCGGTACACCTCCAGCTGCGCGATCCGGAGGTGCCGATCAGCATCAACTTGCCACTCTATGATGCGCCTGAACAACGCTATTGCCCGGCCGGTGTCTATGAAATCGTCGGGCGCGAAGAGGGCAACCCCAAACTCCAGATCAACGCGCAGAATTGCGTCCATTGCAAGACGTGCGACATCAAGGACCCGACCCAGAATATCAACTGGGTAACGCCGGAGGGCGGCGGTGGCCCCAATTATCCGAACATGTAG
- a CDS encoding M61 family metallopeptidase yields the protein MRLYLAGLLLAVSIPATALGQTRDSPFPGTMTLNVDATDTEQGIFRVTQTIPVASSGPMTLNFPKWLPGNHAPRGQIEKLAGLTIRAGGKLLSWSRDPLDVYAFRVDVPAGARQLDIDFQFLSATEEDQGRIVVSPEIINLQWQSVSLYPAGWATRQIPVAATLKIPNGWRAATALRPTSGSGERLAFPPVDYETLVDSPVLAGKYFRSESLGHNVTLNIVADEAKYLAATPAQIEVHRRLVDQAVKLFGSRPFDHYDFLLGLTERIGTIGLEHHRSSENIAYPEYFIDWASGPGRRNLLAHELSHSWVGKYRRPAGHMVPDFSTPLNDELLWVYEGQDQFWGYVLGARAGLFSKVETLDALAAIAAAQDVRVGRSWRDLADTTNDPVITPRRPKGWISYQRSEDYYNDGLLIWLEVDALLRAQTGGVKGMDDFARAFFGGQDGDFRPRSFTFDDVVATLNAISPFDWAGLLIRRTTKETANAPLEGISRGGYRLVYTEEPSLYFRDKERRAGEIDLSFSVGLTIGKGGKVNTVVWDGPAFSAGLTSAAEIVAVNGRVYSDQGLIDAISAAKGGSEPIRLIVRTGSHVREIPISWNGGLRYPRLAKATPGDSSLDLLLRPRP from the coding sequence ATGCGTCTTTATCTTGCCGGCCTGTTGCTTGCGGTCTCCATTCCCGCCACGGCACTGGGGCAGACCCGGGACTCTCCCTTTCCCGGGACCATGACGCTCAATGTTGATGCGACCGACACGGAGCAGGGCATTTTCCGGGTGACCCAGACAATTCCTGTCGCGTCGTCGGGGCCTATGACGCTCAACTTCCCGAAATGGCTCCCGGGCAATCATGCGCCGCGCGGTCAGATCGAAAAGCTGGCCGGTTTGACAATCCGGGCCGGGGGCAAGCTGTTGTCATGGTCGCGGGATCCGCTGGATGTCTATGCATTTCGGGTCGATGTTCCAGCAGGGGCGCGGCAACTGGACATTGACTTCCAGTTTCTCTCCGCGACCGAAGAGGATCAGGGGCGCATTGTTGTTTCGCCGGAAATCATCAACCTGCAATGGCAGTCTGTCTCGCTCTACCCGGCCGGGTGGGCCACGCGACAGATCCCTGTTGCAGCAACCTTGAAAATCCCGAATGGATGGCGGGCGGCAACGGCCCTTCGACCGACTTCCGGATCGGGCGAGCGGCTTGCCTTTCCTCCCGTCGATTATGAAACACTGGTCGACTCTCCCGTTCTTGCGGGCAAATATTTCCGGTCAGAGTCACTCGGCCACAATGTGACTCTCAACATCGTCGCGGATGAGGCGAAATATCTGGCTGCCACCCCTGCCCAGATCGAAGTGCATCGCCGATTGGTCGACCAGGCGGTCAAACTCTTTGGATCACGACCTTTCGACCATTATGATTTCCTGCTCGGATTGACTGAGCGGATCGGCACCATCGGACTTGAGCATCATCGGTCTTCGGAGAACATTGCATACCCTGAATATTTCATCGACTGGGCAAGTGGACCGGGGCGCCGCAATCTTCTGGCGCATGAGTTAAGCCACAGCTGGGTGGGCAAGTATCGGCGTCCGGCGGGCCATATGGTCCCTGATTTTTCAACACCACTCAATGATGAGCTGCTCTGGGTCTATGAGGGGCAGGATCAGTTCTGGGGATATGTCCTCGGCGCGCGTGCAGGACTTTTCAGCAAGGTTGAAACGCTCGATGCGCTGGCTGCGATTGCAGCGGCACAGGATGTGCGCGTCGGCCGCAGCTGGCGCGACCTGGCAGACACGACCAATGATCCTGTCATTACGCCCCGCCGCCCCAAGGGCTGGATCAGCTATCAACGCAGCGAAGACTATTACAATGATGGCTTGCTGATCTGGCTGGAAGTCGATGCCCTGCTTCGCGCACAAACAGGGGGCGTGAAGGGAATGGACGATTTCGCACGAGCCTTTTTTGGCGGACAGGACGGAGACTTCAGGCCGCGAAGCTTCACCTTCGACGATGTGGTTGCCACGTTGAATGCCATTTCGCCTTTCGACTGGGCGGGACTGCTCATCCGGCGCACGACCAAAGAGACGGCGAATGCCCCCCTCGAAGGCATCAGCCGGGGTGGCTATAGGCTGGTCTATACCGAAGAACCGAGCCTTTATTTTCGCGACAAAGAGAGGCGTGCCGGAGAAATTGACCTCAGTTTTTCGGTCGGCCTGACGATAGGCAAAGGTGGAAAGGTCAACACCGTGGTTTGGGATGGCCCGGCCTTCAGTGCCGGGCTGACTTCAGCGGCGGAGATCGTTGCAGTCAACGGCCGTGTCTATTCCGATCAGGGCCTGATCGATGCCATTTCCGCCGCAAAGGGTGGCAGCGAACCGATCCGCCTTATTGTCAGAACGGGCAGCCATGTGCGCGAAATCCCGATCAGCTGGAATGGCGGGCTGCGCTATCCCCGCTTGGCCAAAGCAACTCCCGGGGACTCCAGCCTCGACCTGCTGCTGCGCCCGCGACCCTGA
- a CDS encoding acetyl-CoA acetyltransferase, with protein sequence MTEPQDETRIPVIIGVGQVNDRPADDADALDSRQLMEAAIRAADADAGGGFISRIDWLGITRQISFPSLDKTMVDGICTALGIAPVHAEQSKGPNGDTPIKYLNDAANAIGEGRAQVAIVAGAEALRTAARRPDGGGIGRNMRMPEVPPIHVKYGLRTPTDIYPLYENAGRKTWGQTLAEGQAETGVIWSLFSQVAAANPAAWIRKPLPAEEIITASANNRPIAFPYTKLMVANSSVNQGAALLVTSLAVARAAGVPESRIIYVGKGAAAHESDNVLERARWDNSPSMAVTLEQVVARNGLDPQKLDHLELYSCFPCVPKMARRTLGLPADRVATMFGGLTFGGGPIGNYMAHAAASMVEKMRVEPGDGLLFANGGFATHNHAILLTTRPQPAGTFPQDYDCQAEADARRGAVPELVDGYEGPAEIETYTVIYDREAQPKFGVVLARTPDGRRAIARVPAEDDGMIAFLTSGAEEPVGTAGIVVREGDFCYWSRG encoded by the coding sequence ATGACAGAGCCTCAGGATGAAACCCGCATTCCCGTGATCATTGGTGTCGGGCAGGTCAATGACCGACCCGCCGACGATGCAGACGCGCTTGATTCTCGCCAGTTGATGGAAGCCGCGATCCGCGCTGCTGATGCCGATGCGGGCGGTGGCTTCATCAGCCGGATCGACTGGCTTGGCATCACGCGCCAGATTTCCTTCCCGTCGCTCGACAAGACAATGGTCGACGGGATTTGCACGGCGCTCGGCATTGCGCCTGTTCATGCTGAACAGAGCAAAGGTCCCAATGGCGATACGCCGATCAAATATCTGAATGATGCAGCCAATGCGATCGGCGAAGGCCGTGCCCAGGTTGCGATCGTTGCCGGCGCCGAAGCCCTGCGGACGGCTGCGCGGCGGCCGGACGGCGGTGGTATCGGGCGCAACATGCGCATGCCCGAGGTGCCGCCGATCCATGTGAAATATGGCTTGCGGACGCCAACAGACATTTATCCCCTGTACGAAAATGCCGGTCGCAAGACCTGGGGCCAGACCCTGGCGGAAGGTCAGGCGGAAACAGGCGTGATCTGGTCGCTCTTTTCACAGGTTGCTGCGGCCAATCCGGCCGCCTGGATCCGCAAACCGCTGCCCGCAGAAGAAATCATCACGGCCAGCGCCAACAATCGCCCGATCGCCTTTCCCTATACCAAGCTGATGGTCGCCAATTCATCGGTGAACCAGGGTGCGGCGTTGCTCGTTACCAGCCTTGCCGTGGCACGGGCTGCTGGCGTTCCGGAAAGCCGGATCATCTATGTCGGCAAGGGCGCTGCTGCCCATGAATCGGACAATGTTCTGGAACGCGCGCGCTGGGATAACTCGCCCAGCATGGCTGTCACCCTCGAACAGGTGGTCGCGCGCAACGGGTTGGATCCGCAAAAGCTCGATCATCTCGAACTCTACTCCTGTTTCCCGTGCGTGCCCAAAATGGCGCGGCGCACGCTTGGCCTGCCGGCAGACCGGGTTGCGACGATGTTTGGCGGGCTGACCTTTGGCGGCGGACCGATCGGCAATTATATGGCGCATGCAGCGGCTTCGATGGTCGAGAAGATGCGCGTCGAACCGGGCGACGGGCTGCTGTTCGCCAATGGTGGCTTTGCCACACACAATCATGCCATCCTGCTCACCACCCGCCCGCAACCAGCGGGAACATTCCCGCAGGACTATGATTGCCAGGCAGAAGCGGACGCGCGGCGCGGGGCGGTGCCCGAATTGGTCGATGGCTATGAGGGACCTGCCGAGATCGAGACCTACACTGTCATTTATGATCGGGAAGCGCAGCCCAAGTTCGGCGTCGTCCTTGCCAGGACACCGGATGGCCGACGAGCCATCGCGCGCGTTCCGGCAGAAGATGATGGCATGATCGCCTTCCTGACCTCTGGCGCAGAAGAACCCGTCGGCACAGCCGGCATTGTCGTTCGTGAGGGCGATTTTTGTTATTGGTCGAGAGGCTGA